A DNA window from Candidatus Zixiibacteriota bacterium contains the following coding sequences:
- a CDS encoding thioredoxin domain-containing protein, which translates to MSRFLIGTLLLLGALTASGLLTARHIWALAVAGCGSDGGCDWAVRGPYSKVLGVPVAHLGLAYFAAILYLWFDRRRMDAGGVVRWVARGGVAVSLAFIGIMFLAGRWCPWCLVVHAANVGWWLLIEIGERGRDSARPTSRLAMGLAALLFALTIATTQALYFREQMASQSAAHRAALESIARMSQPLSQTPVDSVDRPAAVVTDTTTSHQTTKTANRFGGRFWLGSTNPTVRLVIFNDYQCELCFQVEQQIKQLLASRKNLALSVKQWPFDADCNPNILTESPHKGACKASRAAEAAGLLGGEQAFWKMHFWLVEHGGQFTDAALDQQVKWLGLDPARFRESMRGRVVDSLLQGDISEGMAYGLKWTPMVFVNGYEVQGWNSAGALPAAIDRATQLALQSPRSKDRPVPAAEMQLRAWQGQRVQSIPVTSDDHTRGPASAPATVIVFGDLTCNFHATARQILAQAIGDSSQVRIVFKDFPLDGRCNDLVTREINPNGCLASKLAHATGLVAGEDAYWRAYQWIVDNRATITSASVTQLATFLGVAQLDLETALSDPRIEARIARNVELAKKLGVDSSPTIFVNGRKAAGWQTPGLLDKVLSAAINR; encoded by the coding sequence ATGAGCAGGTTTCTCATCGGCACGCTTCTACTCCTCGGTGCATTAACAGCGTCGGGACTGCTGACGGCAAGACATATCTGGGCCCTGGCGGTCGCTGGGTGCGGTTCTGATGGTGGCTGCGACTGGGCTGTCAGAGGACCGTACAGCAAGGTCCTCGGTGTACCAGTTGCACATCTTGGGTTGGCCTACTTTGCGGCTATCCTGTACTTGTGGTTCGATCGACGCCGCATGGATGCCGGCGGTGTAGTTCGGTGGGTGGCACGGGGAGGCGTAGCTGTCTCACTGGCCTTCATCGGGATCATGTTTCTCGCCGGCCGCTGGTGCCCGTGGTGCCTGGTTGTGCATGCGGCGAATGTGGGGTGGTGGCTCCTGATAGAGATTGGCGAGCGGGGACGTGATTCGGCACGTCCGACATCACGCCTGGCGATGGGGCTGGCGGCACTTCTTTTCGCGCTCACCATTGCCACAACTCAGGCTCTGTATTTCAGAGAACAGATGGCATCGCAATCAGCGGCTCATCGTGCGGCGCTTGAGTCAATCGCACGGATGAGCCAGCCTCTCTCCCAGACTCCAGTTGATTCGGTAGATCGTCCGGCTGCTGTGGTCACCGACACGACCACAAGTCACCAAACAACCAAGACCGCAAATCGATTCGGGGGCAGGTTCTGGCTGGGGAGCACAAATCCGACAGTGAGGTTGGTAATTTTCAATGACTATCAATGCGAACTCTGTTTTCAAGTGGAGCAACAGATCAAGCAACTTCTCGCCAGTCGAAAGAACCTGGCCCTCTCGGTCAAGCAATGGCCGTTTGACGCCGATTGCAATCCGAACATTCTGACAGAGAGTCCACATAAAGGTGCCTGCAAGGCGTCGCGAGCGGCTGAAGCGGCGGGACTGTTGGGGGGCGAGCAGGCATTCTGGAAAATGCACTTCTGGCTGGTGGAGCATGGCGGGCAGTTTACCGATGCGGCTCTCGATCAGCAGGTGAAGTGGCTCGGCCTCGACCCGGCGCGGTTCCGCGAATCCATGCGCGGCAGGGTTGTCGACAGTCTCTTGCAGGGTGACATTTCCGAAGGGATGGCGTATGGCCTGAAATGGACGCCGATGGTGTTCGTCAACGGCTATGAAGTACAAGGTTGGAATTCCGCGGGTGCACTGCCGGCGGCAATCGACCGCGCGACACAACTGGCGCTGCAAAGCCCACGCTCCAAAGATCGACCAGTGCCGGCTGCCGAGATGCAGCTGCGAGCCTGGCAAGGCCAGCGCGTTCAATCCATCCCTGTCACCAGCGATGACCACACGCGGGGTCCGGCTTCAGCCCCAGCAACGGTAATTGTCTTTGGAGATCTCACCTGTAATTTCCATGCAACCGCCCGGCAGATACTGGCGCAGGCAATCGGTGACTCGTCGCAGGTCCGGATCGTATTCAAGGACTTCCCGCTCGACGGCCGCTGCAATGATCTGGTGACCCGCGAAATCAACCCGAACGGCTGTCTCGCATCGAAGCTCGCTCACGCCACAGGGCTGGTGGCGGGCGAAGACGCATACTGGCGTGCCTATCAATGGATTGTGGACAATCGCGCAACCATTACTTCAGCATCGGTAACCCAACTCGCCACTTTCCTCGGCGTTGCTCAGCTCGATCTGGAGACGGCACTTTCTGACCCGAGAATCGAGGCCCGCATCGCCCGGAATGTCGAGTTGGCCAAGAAGCTGGGTGTCGACAGCTCCCCCACCATCTTTGTCAACGGTCGCAAAGCAGCCGGCTGGCAGACACCCGGCCTGCTTGACAAAGTCCTGTCGGCTGCAATCAACCGCTAA
- a CDS encoding PDZ domain-containing protein, with translation MRNIAALLSVLVLLALTLNAEEARLLRFPTVNGNQVAFSYGGDIYVAARTGGQATRLTSHEGLEMFPRFSPDGKHIAFTGQYDGDFSVYVIPVAGGEPKRLTYHPGLQNTSERFGPENVVMGWSKAGDKVLYRSRKESMNWWDGRAYLVSVASGMSEPLPMATAGFTSLSPDGKKVAYCPVYRDFRTWKRYKGGMAQDVWIFDLTTYANQKITDWEGTDNMPMWFGERIYFNSDRTGRLNLYCYEMNSGQTRQVTNYTDYDVRWPSLGDNGIVFESGGFLYVMDLPSEEIHKIEISLITDRNTVRTEFQNVSECVTDFDISPDGKRAVFAARGDIFTVPAKEGNTRNLTLSSSANDMNPVWSPDGKWVAYISDKSGEDEFYITSQDGKESVQLITGGDSHRYGAVWSPDSKKLAFSDKSLRLYVVAVATKQTVQIDKATRNEIRDMAWSPDSRFLAYSKVLDNGIRTIFTFAFDNNTLHQLTPSWTNDYGPAFDPNGQYLYFISERNFNPVLGAYEFEYINTSIDDLYLIVLNADSLSPFRPKSDEVEVKVDTAKKMSDKGKTGKEGEDKPKTGPVKVKVDFDGIYERQVAIDLPAGNYNGLMAVPGGIFYLGNPVRGMVGNIGQPDRILNKYDIAKKKNFAFLSGIESYALSADQKNLLIKKDNNFYVVSAEGEKADLEDKKLDLSRMEMKVDHESEFSQMFNQVWRRYRDYFYDEHMHGVDWQKMHDKYAPLIPYVINRYDFTYVLGEMVGELCCSHTYVGGGEKPKVPSSDIGLLGVDFAVDPASKRLRLAHILEGENWDPELRSPLRDPGIEVKEGDYLLAINGQELTADIDPYSLTEHTVGKQMTLTLNSSPGLKGAREVTVKPIASEENLRYFNWVEKNRKYVDSVSHGQIGYLHIPDMGSYGLVRFAKMYFGQLRKPGLIIDVRYNGGGFVSGLVLERLRREVVGMGYSRNFAAGPDPGDAPYAHMITLMNQFSTSDGDIFPYCFREYKLGPLMGKRTWGGVVGIRGMDELIDGGYYTVPEFSTYNMKSQWVMENVGVSPDMEVDNLPDREARGSDDQLDRAIQYVAEKLKSEPKTLPPPPGPPTPR, from the coding sequence ATGAGGAACATAGCAGCGCTACTGTCAGTGTTGGTGCTTCTGGCGTTGACGCTCAACGCCGAGGAAGCGCGGCTGCTTCGCTTCCCGACCGTAAACGGGAATCAAGTAGCGTTTTCGTATGGAGGCGATATCTATGTCGCGGCTCGCACCGGTGGACAGGCCACACGGTTAACCAGCCACGAAGGACTCGAGATGTTCCCACGATTTTCACCAGACGGCAAGCACATCGCCTTCACCGGCCAATACGATGGCGATTTCTCCGTCTACGTCATACCGGTCGCCGGCGGCGAGCCGAAGCGACTCACCTATCATCCGGGACTTCAGAATACGTCCGAGCGCTTCGGCCCGGAAAACGTGGTTATGGGTTGGTCGAAGGCGGGGGATAAGGTGCTATATCGGTCGCGCAAAGAGTCCATGAATTGGTGGGATGGCCGTGCCTATCTGGTGAGCGTGGCTAGTGGGATGTCGGAACCGTTGCCAATGGCCACAGCCGGTTTCACCAGCCTGTCGCCGGACGGAAAGAAAGTGGCCTACTGTCCTGTCTATCGCGACTTTCGCACCTGGAAACGCTACAAAGGGGGAATGGCGCAGGATGTCTGGATTTTTGACCTCACCACCTACGCCAATCAAAAGATAACCGATTGGGAGGGGACTGACAACATGCCGATGTGGTTTGGCGAGCGTATATATTTCAATTCCGATCGCACCGGGCGTCTCAACCTGTACTGCTACGAAATGAACTCCGGCCAAACTCGACAGGTCACCAACTATACCGATTACGATGTCCGCTGGCCATCCCTGGGGGATAATGGCATTGTTTTCGAGAGCGGCGGTTTTCTGTACGTTATGGACCTCCCCTCGGAAGAGATACATAAAATCGAGATATCCCTAATTACGGATCGCAACACGGTGCGTACAGAGTTCCAGAATGTCTCGGAGTGCGTTACTGACTTCGACATTTCGCCCGACGGTAAGCGGGCGGTTTTTGCGGCGCGAGGCGACATATTCACTGTCCCGGCCAAGGAAGGAAACACCAGGAATCTGACACTGAGTTCGTCTGCAAATGACATGAATCCGGTCTGGTCGCCCGACGGCAAGTGGGTGGCGTACATATCCGACAAATCCGGCGAGGATGAGTTCTACATCACGTCTCAAGACGGCAAGGAATCGGTGCAGCTCATCACCGGTGGCGACAGCCATCGATATGGTGCGGTATGGTCCCCCGATTCGAAGAAACTCGCGTTTTCCGACAAGAGCCTTCGCTTGTACGTCGTCGCGGTAGCCACGAAGCAGACCGTACAGATCGATAAAGCCACGCGAAATGAGATCAGAGACATGGCCTGGTCTCCGGACAGCCGGTTCCTGGCATACTCCAAAGTATTGGACAACGGTATCCGGACCATCTTCACGTTTGCTTTCGACAACAACACACTCCACCAATTGACACCCAGCTGGACCAACGATTACGGCCCTGCGTTTGACCCCAACGGCCAGTACCTGTATTTCATATCCGAGCGGAATTTTAATCCGGTCCTGGGCGCGTATGAGTTCGAATACATCAACACATCTATTGACGATCTGTATCTTATTGTGCTGAATGCCGACAGTCTGAGTCCGTTCCGCCCCAAAAGTGATGAAGTAGAGGTTAAGGTGGACACAGCTAAGAAGATGTCGGACAAGGGGAAAACCGGGAAGGAGGGAGAAGATAAACCCAAGACCGGACCTGTCAAAGTTAAGGTCGATTTTGACGGAATATATGAGCGACAGGTTGCGATCGATCTGCCCGCAGGTAATTACAACGGTCTCATGGCTGTGCCCGGCGGTATTTTCTACTTGGGAAATCCGGTGCGGGGGATGGTGGGCAATATTGGTCAGCCAGATCGAATACTCAACAAATATGACATTGCCAAAAAGAAGAATTTCGCCTTCCTGAGTGGCATCGAGAGTTACGCCTTGTCGGCCGATCAGAAGAACCTCCTGATCAAGAAAGACAACAACTTCTATGTCGTGTCCGCTGAAGGTGAGAAAGCTGACCTTGAGGACAAGAAACTCGACCTGAGCCGGATGGAGATGAAGGTCGACCATGAGAGTGAGTTCTCCCAGATGTTCAACCAGGTATGGCGCCGGTATCGGGATTATTTCTACGATGAGCACATGCACGGCGTTGACTGGCAGAAAATGCACGACAAGTATGCACCGCTTATACCGTATGTCATCAACCGGTACGACTTCACGTACGTGCTGGGGGAGATGGTCGGCGAACTCTGTTGTTCGCACACTTATGTCGGTGGCGGCGAGAAACCGAAAGTACCGTCTAGCGACATTGGATTACTGGGAGTCGACTTTGCGGTCGATCCGGCGAGCAAACGGCTTCGCCTCGCGCATATTCTCGAAGGAGAGAACTGGGACCCTGAACTTCGCTCTCCGCTCCGAGACCCGGGTATAGAGGTGAAAGAGGGGGATTATCTTCTTGCCATCAACGGCCAGGAATTGACGGCAGACATCGATCCATACTCGCTCACCGAACACACCGTCGGCAAGCAGATGACGCTGACATTGAACAGCTCACCCGGTTTGAAAGGAGCTCGCGAGGTTACTGTCAAGCCGATCGCTTCGGAGGAAAACCTTCGGTATTTCAACTGGGTTGAGAAGAATCGAAAATACGTCGATTCCGTCTCGCATGGCCAGATCGGTTATCTGCATATCCCCGACATGGGAAGCTACGGATTGGTCCGATTTGCCAAGATGTATTTCGGCCAGTTGCGCAAGCCCGGCCTCATCATCGATGTGAGATACAACGGTGGCGGGTTCGTGTCGGGACTCGTGCTCGAACGGCTCCGGCGCGAAGTGGTTGGTATGGGGTACTCGCGCAATTTTGCTGCCGGTCCTGATCCGGGCGACGCACCCTATGCCCACATGATCACGCTCATGAATCAGTTCTCGACCTCCGATGGAGATATCTTCCCGTACTGCTTCCGTGAATACAAACTTGGCCCGCTCATGGGGAAGCGGACCTGGGGCGGAGTTGTCGGCATCAGAGGCATGGATGAACTCATCGACGGCGGATACTACACCGTTCCCGAATTCTCTACCTACAATATGAAGAGCCAGTGGGTGATGGAGAACGTAGGCGTATCACCGGACATGGAGGTCGATAATCTGCCGGACCGTGAGGCCCGGGGCTCCGACGACCAACTGGACCGGGCCATTCAATATGTCGCGGAGAAACTGAAGTCCGAGCCGAAAACGCTGCCTCCTCCTCCCGGACCGCCGACCCCACGGTGA
- a CDS encoding M13 family metallopeptidase, with protein MKQFCFRTVGATLIVFVLTFGVTVAQTNEHGLDRANFDTTISPCTDFYQFANGSWLKNNPIPAQYGTWGAGHEVYERNIALLRSILEEAATTAGASKGSITQKLGDFYSTAMDSARIEADAAKPLQAEFAALDALKTGQDIQKLVAGYHAGGQTFLFGIGSDQDMKNSTEVIAYATQGGLGLPDRDYYTRDDDESKQLREKYVAHVSKMLQLLGDSPADAAAHAERIMVLETRLAKASLTNVEQRDPNSWYNMVSVVDADKATPHFAWSYYFSTIGLPEVQKFSFAHPKFFAAMDSLITELPIDDWKQYFRWHLVHDAAPQLSSDFVNENFAFYGTALAGTKELRPRWKRVLTAADNTLGEALGQAYVAKAFPPKSKARAIEMVNNLREALKARIQALDWMSDSTKALAQKKLAAFTAKIGYPEKWRDYSGLEIDKSSYYANMRRGEAFELHRQIAKIGKPVDRTEWGMTPQTVNAYYNPLMNEIVFPAGILQPPMFDGEVDDAVNYGAMGSVIGHEMTHGFDDQGSQFDAEGNLKNWWTEKDLAEFKNRTQRLVAQYGAYVAIDSLHVNGELTLGENIADLGGVLIAYDALKMALKGKPVEKIDGFTPQQRFFLSFAQSWRENYRPESLKLQVNTDPHSPTNFRTDGPLYNVPAFKEAFDCEAGSKMVNADLVNIW; from the coding sequence ATGAAGCAGTTCTGTTTTCGCACGGTTGGCGCAACACTGATAGTGTTCGTACTCACCTTCGGTGTTACCGTTGCCCAAACCAATGAACACGGTTTGGACCGCGCCAACTTCGACACCACCATCAGTCCCTGCACTGACTTCTACCAGTTTGCGAACGGCAGCTGGCTGAAGAACAACCCGATTCCGGCCCAGTACGGCACATGGGGAGCGGGTCACGAGGTATACGAGAGAAATATCGCACTACTACGGAGTATCCTTGAAGAGGCTGCCACAACGGCAGGGGCTTCAAAAGGGAGCATCACCCAGAAACTGGGTGATTTTTATTCGACTGCAATGGACAGTGCTCGCATCGAAGCGGATGCTGCCAAGCCGCTGCAGGCAGAGTTCGCTGCATTGGATGCCCTCAAGACCGGTCAGGATATCCAGAAACTAGTGGCCGGTTATCATGCCGGAGGGCAGACATTCTTGTTCGGTATCGGTTCTGATCAGGACATGAAGAACAGCACCGAGGTCATTGCCTATGCGACGCAAGGCGGCCTTGGGCTGCCAGACCGCGATTACTACACCCGCGATGACGATGAGTCCAAACAACTGCGCGAAAAATACGTGGCCCATGTCTCTAAGATGCTCCAGTTGCTGGGTGACAGTCCCGCCGATGCGGCGGCCCACGCCGAACGCATAATGGTGCTGGAGACCCGTCTGGCCAAGGCGTCATTGACAAATGTGGAGCAGCGTGACCCGAACAGCTGGTACAACATGGTATCGGTGGTTGATGCCGACAAAGCCACGCCGCATTTTGCCTGGTCATACTATTTCTCGACTATAGGCCTCCCGGAGGTGCAGAAGTTCTCGTTCGCTCATCCCAAATTCTTTGCGGCAATGGATTCTCTGATTACGGAATTGCCGATCGATGACTGGAAGCAGTATTTCCGTTGGCATCTGGTGCACGACGCGGCGCCGCAACTGAGTTCCGATTTCGTGAACGAGAATTTTGCGTTCTACGGAACAGCACTGGCTGGTACCAAAGAACTGCGCCCTCGGTGGAAGCGTGTGCTGACGGCCGCCGACAACACGCTGGGCGAGGCACTCGGCCAGGCCTACGTCGCCAAGGCGTTCCCACCCAAGTCGAAAGCACGGGCGATTGAAATGGTGAATAATCTGCGCGAGGCGCTCAAGGCGCGCATCCAGGCGCTCGATTGGATGAGCGACTCGACCAAGGCCCTGGCCCAGAAGAAGCTCGCGGCCTTCACGGCGAAAATCGGTTATCCCGAGAAATGGCGTGACTACTCCGGCCTCGAGATCGACAAGTCATCGTACTATGCCAACATGCGCCGGGGTGAGGCATTCGAGCTGCACCGGCAGATCGCTAAGATCGGCAAACCGGTCGACCGCACCGAGTGGGGCATGACACCACAGACGGTCAATGCATACTACAATCCACTCATGAATGAGATAGTCTTCCCTGCCGGCATTCTGCAACCGCCGATGTTTGACGGTGAAGTTGACGATGCCGTCAATTACGGCGCCATGGGTTCGGTGATAGGACACGAGATGACACATGGTTTCGACGACCAGGGAAGCCAGTTCGACGCCGAAGGAAATCTGAAGAACTGGTGGACGGAAAAAGACCTCGCCGAGTTCAAGAATCGGACACAGCGGCTGGTGGCGCAATACGGGGCATACGTGGCGATCGATAGCCTGCATGTGAACGGCGAGTTGACGTTGGGTGAGAATATTGCGGACCTCGGCGGCGTGCTGATAGCATACGACGCACTCAAGATGGCGCTCAAGGGGAAGCCAGTCGAAAAGATCGACGGTTTCACGCCGCAGCAACGGTTCTTCCTGTCATTCGCACAGAGCTGGCGTGAGAATTATCGCCCGGAATCGCTCAAGCTGCAGGTGAACACCGACCCGCATTCACCGACCAACTTCCGCACCGATGGTCCCTTGTACAATGTCCCGGCATTCAAAGAGGCTTTCGATTGCGAGGCCGGATCCAAAATGGTTAACGCGGACCTTGTGAATATCTGGTAA